In the Uranotaenia lowii strain MFRU-FL chromosome 1, ASM2978415v1, whole genome shotgun sequence genome, GCAAATACTGGATACCTAgccgttggaaaaaaaaaaccgatattGATAATAACAGCAGACAGAtaattcccttgagaaagacaacaaaaatggtcgaaacgtctgatatttcaaataaaaagttgtttgattaaaatctcagaccgtaaaaagccaaaaattattatccaaaagtttttttttacttgttactttgatttatcggcctagcggtgaaaagtgatgtcctttttagtagggacatctaaagattatgaaatttttatatagatggatagaaggttagaagaaatgaaagatggtgaaaatgagcgggtagaatttgtctagaagcattaccatcacataccaaatttttgttcctcacgatgatggtaatgcttctagacaaattctacccgctcattttcaccatctttcatttcttctaaccttctatccatctatataaaaatttcataatctttagatgtccctactaaaaaggacatcacttttcaccgctaggccgataaatcaaagtaacaaacaaaaattacggtggttaatctcttcataaagtttttttttacttatgcaGTACAtatacgaaattttttgagaaagtttcataaaaatagttAACTCGCTGATAAATTttgggcgatttttttttttatttcttgatttttgatgagttatTTCTAGGTTTTGAACATGCTGAAGcctgtggcgtagaggatagccttcaagtcttctaagccagagggtatgagatcgaatcccggtcacggcatacatattacactttctgtgggttggtggttttggCATTTGTTAGATTCTAGCCATTATattctcgaaagatgtacgctcaaagttaagaaaaaagaaatttcttcgaggaaacattaagtttcatggagattctgtatgtgtttgtgttcgtttttaaaatttactcggatattgcctggattctAGCCgatcattttgaaattgaatgccCGAATTTGTCCATGTTTTTAATAagatagcccggatttgtccagcccgaatacgtgctgaaaaaattcaggCAACCTCATTCTAAATGCATTTTTGATCCTTTGATCTATATGGTTGACCAAATTATCTCCGTTTTTTATAAGATTTGTTTAAAACATGTCCTCCAAACTAACCAATCTCCGCTTTATGTTAATGGatagttaaaattttgtatatcgTCCATTTAACGAAGTTGTAAAAATGGTTGCAGTTGTATATATTGTTCAATCCTGTAcaatagggtgtcccaaaattttcataatgtcTTGGAAATTGGGGGCTCACCGTTCAAATGGTAGATTAagatgtggagaacaaacttttgtatggggccaacTAAAAAAACCATGTTTCGAGATTCTTcaaacgcgatctttgaaaaaagtctaatttttgatgtaaatcatcaaaaattagacttttttcaaaaaaatcttaggACCACCTGTTTGAACAAAATCTTGGtcctaaaatttttatgttatatgttttttaaatttgtttgggTTCGAGTGAAGAACTATTTGCAGTTCGATccttatttcacaatttatgatattttttatttaatttactaGATAATCAAAACACTTGCAAAAAAGACTAAGATGATTAAAAGGAATCATCATAAAGCCGTAGtcaaaatttgagctaaatctgATAACGGTagggggttgcactgaatctaaaGAGTggaagggattctgagacattatGTTCTGAAGAAGTATTAAAAACTGGTTtatcatcaaatattttttcttctaccaatcgattgcttattaacgttgaatttattaaaatttttagaaagatTAACACTttacctgaagactgcaactcgactcgacttaaaacaaaaaagttatagcgtttcaaagattgtattttgtagatgataaaaaaaaaactcaaaaacataCATTCTTATGTGCAAGTTAGGGACaataacttcagcttttttgggcaataagtgaaatttttttgagcattccttAGCTAATCTACTgtcttttttccgaagtatTTTTTTCGGAGAAACATAGGTACATAACGAggtttgagaaacaagagagatacagCGGTTTTaggcgaggagtgtcaaattgacatctTCAAATTGACATCAAATCAAGGTCTGATAAGGGAGTTCTTTACCTGGGCGTTCAGGTTTCGttcttaaaaaagttttgattcaaaataaaagattccaaaaaaagtcacaatccgccaaacttccaattgtgtcatattgacactcaagagtggATTAAGGTAAATGCAAATATTCTTgagataaatataaatttatccATGGTATTTTCATTACGATTTTTTTGTGACGATAGATATCGAAGGAAATATgtcataaaaattgcaaaaatagatttttttttattatgaaaaattagcttttgaaaaatttctattgtatcttcagatttgagaattctaacaatttttttgaccTGAATGTATGAAAAACATCTTCCTGTATctaatgatgaaaataataacaaaaaaatttagttttgatgggccataacttttgacaaaatAACGGTTTTAAAggtgtaggggagaggcgggctatatgcgcatattaaggaaagcactcattttctcccatattccaatacataggagtctgaaaactatatacacatcagcggacatctgttttctatacgtaagagtaatttttctgttaaaatctcttaaagtttttgtgaaaataattttataataaaagaagtcaaaatagccgatttccgaaaccggcgggctaaatgcgcatatttatgttttaagctatatttaatttacactcgcaatattttgaaattatttaattgaaaatggtagaaacggatgttaggcatacgtcaaggctgaaattttggtgaaattttttacatcactagttcttttgcatgaaacatagttaagtatgccatatggccatatttcatggtaatattttgttcatattgtatttttatcggatcagtatgaagttcttcttttttcgctgtaagatcgtgatttgagcgtagatttaatgtttaaatgataggaagtaaaaaattcataagaataatctatttttcttgatataggcatttaacctgccttgatatgggcattcagaacctgtctcgtattccaatatcttatcatctacaactttgcaAAAAGcctcaatttgttgaatttccgatttccagatgaataagaaagaaaaaccattaaaatttttgttcacagaatctgtacgcacgataattaaaattcaatatattatatcaaaactgacaaaaatcttgtatgaatttttaaattttttcgactttatataacaatttaattttttcatgccatgtgttaaaagcgtactaccctcaaactgcactgattagatatgatgaatctctagccatatcgtcaatcggctgtatgcgcatattacctaacatgcgcatttaggaacacttccccctacagcTGTAGTATTCGAATTCAAAtgatattatttcactgaatcaagtATTACTTAGTTCATtcgaaaaaaagtcatgcattaaagagTTAAATATATAGTCAAGCACTACCGGTGTATCAATTATCATATAGTTCAAATCAAACCAACTTTTAAGAATGTGAGtcgaaaaataacttaaaaatgcaaCACGAGCTTACATCCGACATTTGGCAAACAGCATTGAAACTTGATTGGAAAACGTGCAGCTCGTGGGGATTCCACAGATGCCTCTAAGGCCGAGGTATTTTCTGTTAGCGCCCAAATCGTTGTATCCTGCCTGCCCTGCCGTGGCGTCTACGAGAATCGGAACATGGTTTGCTTGATGTTTGTTGTCGATGTTGCTGCAGTTTTGGTGCTACTAAGTATGAAAAGGGGCTGCTGCCGTTCTTAGGGGTGCATCGCGTGTGTGACATCTTCTGGGAGACGAACTGGCTGAAACAAATCTCAAAAGAAGGCTTGGCTCCAAGCCGTTCGTCGGTCGATCGGTCGTTCTATCGATCAGTAGGAGAGTATCCGTTCCGAGATTGCCGAGAATCGCGTTACAGTACCCCCCTCGGTAAAGTTCAGAGTCCCATTCCTAATGAGGGATGAGGCCGTCCGCATAGTTCTCACATATAAATACCGACCCTTCAGCGGGTGGTTCGTCTcatttgacggtcgccattcaTCCCTGGAGGAAGTTTTGGGTGCATTTGGATAGTGTTGTGATTTGCTCGTGTTTGGAATTTAAGTGATGCAGTGGGGGTGGTTTTAGGAAAAGCAAAATCAAGTGTATTCGTGTTATTTATTAGGAAGGCGGTTCGGAGTGgagaaattaccaaaatgatcAAGCAGCTGTTTATTGTGATCTCGTTTCTGTATTTCGTTTATTCGGCACCTCAAGGTGGCGATCAGTACGAAGCGGTAATAGATTATTGATTTCCTTAGAGAATAGACCAACTGTGTGTATCAACTGAAGTGTATTTACTTTGGATTTTTTCCGTTACCTCATATTTCTAGTACGCGTACCAATATGAAGTGAAGGATCCGGAAAAGCAGCTATTCTTCGACAAAAATGAATCAGGCGATACCTCTGGCAAGGTAGGACTTTG is a window encoding:
- the LOC129738782 gene encoding pro-resilin-like, which codes for MIKQLFIVISFLYFVYSAPQGGDQYEAYAYQYEVKDPEKQLFFDKNESGDTSGKVSGQYSVWLPDGRLMTVKYTVDKESGYVSDVGFQDNANPLSG